A genomic segment from Streptosporangium roseum DSM 43021 encodes:
- a CDS encoding Gfo/Idh/MocA family protein codes for MTISVGLVGAGPWAEMVHAPMLAAGPDTRLVGVWARRPEAAARFGVPVFERLEELFDNCEAVAFSVPPAVQAELGVLAAKAGKALLLEKPLAADLDGARRLADAVGEAGVASQMVLTWRYSAATRSFLARVSAIEPFGGYAANISGAMLGGDFATPWRLERGAILDVGPHMIDMLDAALGRVTGVRAHGNPLGWVGLLLEHETGAVSEASLCMSAPGETPPSNVDIYGRLGRESINGEQLGPDVFAVMLSEFAETVSRGGGHPLDAAHGLRLQEIIAAAERQLS; via the coding sequence GTGACGATATCTGTGGGTTTGGTGGGCGCGGGGCCCTGGGCGGAGATGGTGCACGCGCCGATGCTGGCGGCCGGGCCGGACACGCGCCTGGTGGGCGTGTGGGCGCGGCGCCCCGAGGCGGCCGCGAGATTCGGCGTCCCGGTCTTCGAGCGCCTCGAGGAGTTGTTCGACAACTGCGAGGCGGTCGCGTTCTCGGTTCCGCCCGCCGTACAGGCCGAGCTGGGCGTGCTCGCCGCCAAGGCGGGCAAGGCGCTGCTGCTGGAGAAGCCGCTCGCGGCCGACCTGGACGGCGCCCGGCGGCTGGCCGACGCGGTCGGGGAGGCGGGCGTGGCCTCGCAGATGGTCCTGACCTGGCGCTACTCGGCCGCCACCCGGTCCTTCCTGGCGCGGGTCTCGGCCATCGAGCCGTTCGGCGGATACGCGGCCAACATCTCCGGGGCCATGCTCGGCGGCGACTTCGCCACCCCGTGGCGGCTGGAGCGCGGCGCGATCCTCGACGTCGGCCCGCACATGATCGACATGCTGGACGCCGCGCTCGGCCGCGTCACCGGGGTCCGCGCCCACGGCAACCCGCTGGGCTGGGTCGGCCTGCTGCTGGAGCACGAGACCGGCGCGGTGAGCGAGGCCTCGCTGTGCATGAGCGCGCCGGGCGAGACACCGCCCTCCAATGTGGACATCTACGGCCGGCTCGGCCGGGAGTCCATCAACGGGGAGCAGCTCGGCCCCGACGTGTTCGCCGTCATGCTGTCGGAGTTCGCCGAGACCGTGAGCCGGGGCGGGGGCCACCCCCTCGACGCCGCGCACGGCCTGCGCCTTCAGGAGATCATCGCCGCCGCGGAGCGGCAGCTCAGCTAG
- a CDS encoding phytanoyl-CoA dioxygenase family protein — MADNTPVRDVTDGEAAFFKDNGWVRLPRLVGPDHVALLRERALSRLRDRPRAVTSKVDQAFGQSRDIAETDGHFRELALAPALGRAATRLLHGVAGVRVQVTNLLIKEPERGSRAGEDPDGRDRTGGGHGATEFHQDFPWMPMDRSAMLTVWLALVDVPADMGSLRFYGGSHRHGLLGRSFTRDGDDQLSQHPWLGELDLSPPLDLAAGDATAHHALTVHGAAANRRDSARLSFTVTYFDADALYTGTPYGQTDGLGLTVNRPFDHPKFPVVPYEG; from the coding sequence ATGGCTGACAACACCCCGGTCCGGGACGTGACCGACGGCGAGGCCGCGTTCTTCAAGGACAACGGCTGGGTACGGCTGCCGCGCCTGGTCGGCCCCGATCACGTGGCCCTGCTCCGCGAGCGGGCGCTGAGCCGTCTGCGGGACCGCCCGCGCGCCGTCACCTCCAAGGTGGACCAGGCGTTCGGCCAGTCCAGGGACATCGCCGAGACCGACGGGCACTTCAGGGAGCTGGCCCTCGCCCCCGCCCTCGGCCGGGCCGCCACCCGGCTGCTCCACGGCGTCGCCGGGGTCCGGGTCCAGGTGACGAACCTGCTGATCAAGGAGCCGGAGCGCGGGAGCCGGGCCGGCGAGGACCCGGACGGGCGTGACCGGACGGGCGGCGGGCACGGGGCCACGGAGTTCCACCAGGACTTCCCCTGGATGCCGATGGACCGCTCGGCCATGCTCACCGTCTGGCTGGCGCTGGTGGACGTGCCCGCCGACATGGGGTCGCTGCGCTTCTACGGCGGTTCCCACCGGCACGGCCTCCTCGGCCGGTCCTTCACCCGCGACGGCGACGACCAGCTCAGCCAGCACCCCTGGCTCGGGGAGCTCGACCTCTCCCCACCGCTGGACCTGGCCGCGGGAGACGCGACCGCGCACCACGCGCTGACGGTCCACGGCGCCGCCGCCAACCGCCGCGACAGCGCCAGGCTGTCGTTCACCGTCACCTACTTCGACGCGGACGCCCTCTACACCGGCACGCCGTACGGGCAGACGGACGGCCTGGGCCTCACCGTCAACCGGCCCTTCGACCACCCCAAGTTCCCGGTGGTCCCCTATGAGGGCTGA
- a CDS encoding helix-turn-helix domain-containing protein, which produces MLGASLRRLREEKGLPREVAGFHIRASESKISRMELGRVGFKTRDVEDLLTLYGVLDDAERRGLLEMVREANTPGWWHKFGDLLPNWFTTYVGLEEAANVIRTYEVQFVPGLLQTSAYARTVIRLGYPDAPEAEIERRVHMRMQRQDRFTKKDGPRLWAVVDEAALKRPIGGKEIMREQLQHLLEVATLSNITLQVMPFRFGMHAAEGGAFSILRFPESDLSDVVYVEQLWGALYLDKREDIDPYLTAMEQLCVESTTPGGTAEILGDLLREI; this is translated from the coding sequence ATGCTCGGCGCAAGCCTGCGCCGCCTGCGTGAGGAGAAGGGACTCCCCCGAGAGGTAGCCGGATTTCACATCCGCGCCTCCGAGTCCAAGATCAGCCGGATGGAGCTCGGCCGTGTCGGTTTCAAGACACGGGACGTGGAAGACCTGCTCACCCTGTACGGCGTGCTCGACGACGCAGAACGGCGCGGCCTGCTGGAGATGGTCCGCGAGGCGAACACCCCCGGCTGGTGGCACAAGTTCGGCGACCTGTTGCCGAACTGGTTCACCACCTACGTGGGGCTGGAGGAGGCGGCGAACGTCATCCGCACCTATGAGGTGCAGTTCGTTCCCGGCCTGCTGCAGACGTCCGCCTACGCGCGCACAGTGATCCGGTTGGGCTACCCGGACGCGCCGGAGGCGGAGATCGAGCGTCGTGTGCATATGCGTATGCAGCGGCAGGACCGCTTTACGAAGAAGGACGGCCCGCGCCTGTGGGCGGTCGTCGACGAGGCGGCCCTGAAGCGGCCGATCGGAGGCAAGGAGATCATGCGTGAGCAGCTCCAGCACCTGCTGGAGGTGGCCACGCTCTCCAACATCACCCTTCAGGTGATGCCCTTCCGGTTCGGAATGCACGCGGCCGAGGGTGGCGCGTTCAGCATCTTGCGGTTTCCCGAGTCCGACCTGTCGGACGTCGTTTATGTCGAGCAGCTCTGGGGTGCCCTCTACCTGGACAAGCGTGAGGATATCGATCCGTACCTCACGGCCATGGAGCAGCTGTGCGTGGAAAGCACCACGCCTGGGGGCACCGCCGAGATCCTCGGCGACCTTCTCAGAGAGATCTAA
- a CDS encoding phosphotriesterase family protein, producing the protein MRAERREPSAGTETVNGPVEDLGATLMHEHVFGLSPEILWNWPDIPEGWDLERRAREAADKLTELKRHGIDSIVDLTVIGLGRYVPAVRRVAELTEVNIVVATGLYTYDALPPYFGNRGPGSLFGGPDRLAEFFVRDITDGIGDTGVKAGILKCASDHLGMTAGCERVFRAVAEAHRATGVPISTHSHSASGGGLEQQRLLAGAGVDLTRVIIGHAGDSTDVAYLEELIAGGSYLGMDRFGIETISSFEDRVAVVAKLAERGHAGRMVLSHDSYCFNDRFDHDVVRRRHPNYHLLHISRDVLPELRRRGVTEEQIRQMLVGNPRDIFARREPY; encoded by the coding sequence ATGAGGGCTGAGCGGCGGGAGCCGTCCGCGGGCACCGAGACGGTCAACGGCCCGGTCGAGGACCTCGGGGCGACGCTGATGCACGAGCACGTCTTCGGGCTCAGCCCGGAGATCCTGTGGAACTGGCCGGACATCCCCGAGGGCTGGGACCTGGAACGGCGCGCCCGGGAGGCGGCGGACAAGCTGACCGAGCTCAAACGCCACGGCATCGACTCGATCGTGGACCTCACGGTGATCGGGCTCGGCCGCTACGTGCCCGCCGTGCGGCGGGTGGCGGAGCTGACCGAGGTCAACATCGTGGTCGCCACCGGCCTCTACACCTACGACGCGCTCCCGCCCTACTTCGGCAACCGGGGGCCGGGCTCGCTGTTCGGCGGGCCCGACCGGCTGGCCGAGTTCTTCGTCAGGGACATCACCGACGGCATCGGCGACACCGGGGTCAAGGCGGGCATCCTCAAGTGCGCCTCCGACCATCTCGGCATGACGGCGGGCTGCGAGCGGGTGTTCCGCGCGGTCGCCGAGGCCCACCGGGCGACCGGTGTGCCGATCTCCACCCACTCCCACAGCGCCTCCGGCGGCGGCCTGGAGCAGCAGAGGCTGCTGGCCGGGGCCGGGGTGGACCTGACCCGGGTGATCATCGGGCACGCCGGGGACTCCACCGACGTCGCCTACCTGGAGGAGCTCATCGCAGGCGGCTCCTACCTGGGCATGGACCGGTTCGGCATCGAGACGATCAGCTCCTTCGAGGACCGGGTGGCCGTCGTCGCCAAGCTCGCCGAGCGCGGTCACGCCGGCCGGATGGTCCTGTCGCACGACTCCTACTGCTTCAACGACCGCTTCGACCACGACGTGGTACGGCGGCGCCACCCCAACTACCACCTGCTCCACATCTCCCGGGACGTGCTGCCCGAGCTCCGCAGGCGGGGCGTCACCGAGGAGCAGATCCGCCAGATGCTCGTCGGCAACCCCCGCGACATCTTCGCCCGGCGCGAGCCGTACTGA
- a CDS encoding histidine phosphatase family protein yields the protein MNEMILLRHGETEWSRDGRHTGRTDLPLTDKGDNQARALAPLVKGRTFDLALVSPALRARRTAELAGLTDYETDPDLWEWDYGGYEGITTPDIRETRPGWFLWRDGVIPGDTEHPGESAREVGARADRVIARARAADGDVVLVAHGHFLRVLCARWLALPPEDGRHFRLDTGTYSRLGYERDEPVILTWNAPV from the coding sequence ATGAACGAGATGATTCTGCTGCGGCACGGCGAGACCGAGTGGAGCCGGGACGGACGCCACACCGGGCGCACCGACCTGCCGCTGACCGACAAGGGCGACAACCAGGCGCGGGCGCTCGCCCCGCTGGTCAAGGGCCGGACGTTCGACCTGGCCCTGGTCAGCCCCGCGCTGCGGGCCCGCCGGACGGCCGAGCTGGCCGGGCTCACGGACTACGAGACAGATCCCGACCTGTGGGAATGGGACTACGGCGGCTACGAGGGCATCACCACCCCGGACATCCGCGAGACCCGCCCCGGCTGGTTCCTGTGGCGGGACGGGGTCATCCCCGGCGACACCGAGCACCCCGGGGAGAGCGCGCGGGAGGTCGGCGCCCGCGCCGACCGGGTGATCGCGCGGGCCCGCGCGGCCGACGGCGACGTGGTGCTGGTCGCCCACGGGCACTTCCTGCGGGTGCTGTGCGCCCGCTGGCTCGCCCTGCCCCCGGAGGACGGCCGCCACTTCCGCCTGGACACCGGCACCTACTCCCGGCTCGGCTACGAACGCGACGAGCCGGTCATCCTCACCTGGAACGCCCCCGTCTGA
- a CDS encoding DUF397 domain-containing protein, with protein MEHTYNGMPATDLAGASWRKSRHSNSQGNCVELAELSDGSIAVRNSRFPDGPALIYTRDEIRALVLGVKDGEFDGLMV; from the coding sequence ATGGAGCACACCTACAACGGCATGCCTGCCACGGACCTGGCCGGGGCCAGCTGGCGCAAGAGCCGTCACAGCAATTCACAGGGTAATTGCGTGGAACTCGCTGAGCTGTCGGACGGCAGCATCGCGGTTCGGAACTCCCGTTTCCCCGACGGTCCGGCCCTGATCTACACCCGCGACGAGATTCGCGCGCTGGTGCTCGGGGTGAAGGACGGGGAGTTCGACGGCCTGATGGTGTAA
- a CDS encoding helicase-associated domain-containing protein, with translation MDDHLLGWLKTLDEERLTRVLANRSDAIAPPWPRRLDTLAQRLGNGFAVMAVMRGLPLPCLEVAQASLALGDQVDLETLARFMGVPEAEVAPWVDRLFDHALAWPDDEGRIRVAGGVARWWTAPCGLGEPLAHYLNSWTVSADALRALARALGLPHGPKRRTVTRVTEMLSDPGRVTAMIERAPEGTERLLEEFAWDGPIRDVDGGRFVVPGAPEKWAADHGLLFRPSWNVAEMPREVALALRGPGYHPPFTPCPPDLATVPVDPEAVDHLMTLAAPHVVERCAAMLENTAKFPLPLLKAGGVGVREVRRLAKDTGCDEDETRLLLEICAVARLLAWDEPAGGLVPTEKFDRWRLDDAAARLRVLLSAWWRMERSSLRRIDGKYGTVLGDDPAGASVGRARRAVLGVLARLPASTACADRAGLVGSAHWHAPLLDQALLAECAPAVLEEARMLGLIAYDTITDLGRALAALDASAGDENDDSSPAVEHDPVLVECSTRALASVRRSALFGADLTAVVTGPPSTELAELLDRAAERESRGAASVWRFTPVSVRRAMDSGYTADALLADLGEVGAVPQPLDYLVRDVARRHGEVTVTTVACIVQASDPVLLAEIAGHRRLSRLGLRLLAPTVLASAMPAGKTLAALRENGYAPVPIEDTGEITVRRARIEEPQNGRLILLPGGRVAELEQPPHHLVEPPPDPHEHARRLIAGEDGAIRQQGRTWAVIGRMASRLPTAQQSLLGFVVDRGVRAAITLTDGLTATISHGELRSGVLDAWCEEAGDYLEFPLADIVEVRGTYA, from the coding sequence ATGGACGATCACCTGCTCGGCTGGTTGAAAACCCTCGACGAAGAACGGCTCACCCGAGTTCTGGCCAACCGCTCGGACGCCATCGCCCCACCGTGGCCGCGCCGCCTGGACACCCTGGCGCAGCGGCTGGGCAACGGGTTCGCGGTGATGGCGGTCATGCGGGGGCTTCCGCTGCCGTGCCTTGAGGTCGCGCAGGCGTCACTGGCCCTCGGCGACCAGGTCGACCTGGAGACGCTGGCCCGGTTCATGGGCGTGCCGGAGGCCGAGGTGGCCCCCTGGGTCGACCGGCTGTTCGACCATGCCCTGGCCTGGCCGGACGACGAGGGGCGGATCCGGGTCGCCGGCGGGGTCGCCCGGTGGTGGACGGCCCCGTGCGGGCTCGGCGAGCCGCTCGCCCACTACCTCAACTCCTGGACGGTCAGCGCCGACGCCCTCCGCGCTCTCGCCAGGGCACTCGGCCTGCCGCACGGCCCCAAGCGCCGCACGGTCACCAGGGTCACCGAGATGCTCTCGGACCCCGGGCGGGTGACCGCCATGATCGAGCGGGCGCCGGAGGGCACGGAGCGGCTGCTGGAGGAGTTCGCCTGGGACGGCCCGATCCGCGACGTGGACGGCGGCCGGTTCGTCGTGCCGGGCGCCCCGGAGAAGTGGGCCGCCGACCACGGCCTGCTCTTCCGGCCGAGCTGGAACGTGGCCGAGATGCCACGGGAGGTGGCGCTCGCGCTGCGCGGCCCCGGCTACCACCCGCCGTTCACCCCCTGCCCGCCCGACCTCGCGACCGTCCCGGTGGACCCCGAGGCGGTCGACCACCTGATGACGCTGGCCGCCCCGCACGTGGTCGAGCGCTGCGCCGCGATGCTGGAGAACACCGCCAAGTTCCCGCTGCCGCTGCTGAAGGCCGGCGGGGTCGGCGTGCGCGAGGTCCGGCGGCTGGCCAAGGACACCGGCTGCGACGAGGACGAGACCCGGCTCCTGCTGGAGATCTGCGCGGTGGCCCGGCTGCTGGCCTGGGACGAGCCGGCCGGCGGGCTGGTGCCCACTGAGAAGTTCGACCGCTGGCGGCTGGACGACGCGGCCGCCAGGCTCCGGGTGCTGCTGTCGGCGTGGTGGCGGATGGAGCGCTCCTCGCTCCGCCGGATCGACGGCAAATACGGCACCGTGCTCGGCGACGACCCCGCCGGGGCCTCGGTCGGCAGGGCCCGGCGGGCGGTCCTCGGCGTGCTGGCCCGCCTGCCCGCCAGCACGGCGTGCGCCGACCGGGCCGGGCTGGTCGGGTCGGCGCACTGGCACGCCCCGCTGCTCGACCAGGCGCTGCTGGCGGAGTGCGCCCCCGCCGTGCTGGAGGAGGCCCGGATGCTCGGGCTGATCGCCTACGACACGATCACCGACCTGGGCCGCGCGCTGGCCGCCCTGGACGCCTCGGCGGGAGACGAGAACGACGACTCCAGCCCGGCCGTGGAGCACGATCCGGTGCTGGTGGAGTGCTCGACCCGCGCGCTGGCCAGCGTACGGCGGAGCGCGCTGTTCGGCGCCGACCTCACCGCCGTGGTGACCGGGCCGCCCTCCACCGAGCTGGCCGAGCTGCTGGACCGGGCCGCCGAGCGCGAGTCGCGCGGCGCGGCCTCGGTGTGGCGGTTCACCCCGGTGAGCGTGCGCCGGGCGATGGACTCCGGCTACACCGCCGACGCCCTCCTGGCCGACCTCGGAGAGGTCGGCGCGGTGCCGCAACCCCTCGACTACCTGGTGCGCGACGTGGCCCGGCGGCACGGCGAGGTCACCGTGACCACGGTCGCCTGCATCGTGCAGGCCTCCGACCCGGTGCTGCTGGCCGAGATCGCCGGGCACCGGCGGCTGAGCAGGCTGGGCCTGCGACTGCTCGCGCCGACCGTGCTGGCCAGCGCGATGCCCGCGGGCAAGACCCTCGCGGCACTCCGGGAGAACGGCTACGCCCCGGTGCCGATCGAGGACACCGGGGAGATCACCGTCCGCCGCGCCCGGATCGAGGAGCCGCAGAACGGGCGGCTGATCCTGCTGCCCGGCGGCCGGGTGGCCGAGCTGGAGCAGCCGCCGCACCACCTGGTCGAGCCGCCCCCGGACCCGCACGAGCACGCCCGGCGGCTGATCGCCGGCGAGGACGGCGCCATCCGGCAGCAGGGCAGGACGTGGGCGGTCATCGGCCGCATGGCCTCCCGGCTGCCGACCGCCCAGCAGTCGCTGCTCGGCTTCGTGGTGGACCGCGGCGTGCGGGCGGCGATCACGCTGACCGACGGCCTGACCGCCACCATCAGCCACGGCGAGCTGCGCAGCGGCGTGCTCGACGCGTGGTGCGAGGAGGCCGGCGACTACCTGGAGTTCCCGCTGGCCGACATCGTCGAGGTCCGCGGCACCTACGCCTGA
- a CDS encoding ABC transporter substrate-binding protein, which produces MRPVRTAFAGVLLGALTLAGCGQSPAPATPEAAGSGAAATSPAASGAADFPVTVEAGNGSIAIAKRPERIVSLSPTATESLFAVGAGAQVIAVDDQSNHPAEAPKTDLSGFKPNAEAIIAKKPDLVVLANDADNIVAELTKVNVPVLLEPSATKLDEAYDQIADLGAATGNKAKADEVVAGMKKQIDELAAAAPKDKKLTFYHELDTTPYSATSTTFIGQIYGLFGLTNVADKAPDAAGGYPKLSAEFVAQADPDLIFLADTKCCAQSKDTLAKRPGWSKLSAIKNDQVIALDDDVASRWGPRVVDLAKQVGDAVQSAATE; this is translated from the coding sequence TTGAGGCCCGTACGTACCGCCTTCGCCGGCGTGCTGCTCGGCGCGCTGACCCTGGCCGGATGCGGTCAGAGCCCCGCCCCCGCCACTCCGGAGGCGGCCGGCTCCGGCGCGGCCGCGACGTCCCCGGCGGCCTCGGGCGCGGCGGACTTCCCCGTCACCGTCGAGGCGGGCAACGGCTCGATCGCCATCGCCAAGAGGCCCGAGCGGATCGTCTCGCTGTCGCCCACCGCCACCGAGAGCCTGTTCGCCGTCGGCGCCGGCGCCCAGGTCATCGCGGTGGACGACCAGTCGAACCACCCGGCCGAGGCGCCGAAGACCGACCTCTCGGGCTTCAAGCCCAACGCCGAGGCGATCATCGCGAAGAAGCCCGACCTGGTGGTGCTCGCCAACGACGCCGACAACATCGTGGCCGAGCTGACCAAGGTCAACGTCCCGGTGCTGCTGGAGCCCTCGGCCACCAAGCTCGACGAGGCCTACGACCAGATCGCCGACCTCGGCGCGGCCACCGGCAACAAGGCCAAGGCCGACGAGGTCGTGGCCGGGATGAAGAAGCAGATCGACGAGCTCGCGGCGGCCGCGCCCAAGGACAAGAAGCTCACCTTCTACCACGAGCTGGACACCACGCCCTACTCGGCCACGTCCACCACCTTCATCGGCCAGATCTACGGGCTGTTCGGCCTGACCAACGTCGCGGACAAGGCCCCCGACGCGGCCGGCGGCTACCCCAAGCTCTCCGCCGAGTTCGTCGCCCAGGCCGACCCGGACCTCATCTTCCTGGCCGACACCAAGTGCTGCGCGCAGTCCAAGGACACCCTCGCCAAGCGCCCCGGCTGGTCCAAGCTCTCCGCCATCAAGAACGACCAGGTCATCGCCCTCGACGACGACGTCGCCTCCCGCTGGGGCCCGCGTGTGGTGGACCTCGCCAAGCAGGTCGGCGACGCCGTGCAGAGCGCCGCGACCGAATAA
- a CDS encoding TIGR03621 family F420-dependent LLM class oxidoreductase — MDRPFRFAAVVREAESARAWADKARRLEGSGFDVLLVPDHLVGPRFAPVAAMTAAACATSRLHVGTLVFANDYRHPAVLAKEAATVDLLSEGRLELGLGTGWMAADYVSAGLALEPPGTRVGRLAEAITVLKGLWADGPFTFHGEHYRITGLEQWPKPARRPHPRLLLGGGGPRMLGLAAREADVINLGMRVRADGTGPDGMDGGLEAFLAKVDVVRRAAGDRYDRIELGTSIQQLGVRRPDEPWSAADSSRQDETPQVLLGTRQDITDKLRYWRDTHDLSYFVLHHERDLEAFTPIAEELAGR; from the coding sequence ATGGACCGCCCGTTCCGGTTCGCCGCCGTGGTCCGCGAGGCGGAGTCGGCCAGGGCCTGGGCCGACAAGGCACGCCGCCTGGAGGGCTCGGGCTTCGACGTGCTGCTCGTCCCCGACCACCTGGTCGGCCCCCGGTTCGCGCCGGTCGCGGCGATGACCGCCGCCGCGTGCGCGACCAGCCGCCTGCACGTCGGCACCCTGGTGTTCGCCAACGACTACCGGCACCCGGCCGTGCTGGCCAAGGAGGCGGCGACCGTCGACCTGCTGTCGGAGGGTCGCCTGGAGCTGGGCCTCGGCACCGGCTGGATGGCCGCCGACTACGTCTCCGCGGGATTGGCCCTCGAACCCCCCGGGACCCGGGTGGGCCGGCTCGCCGAGGCGATCACCGTCCTCAAGGGGCTCTGGGCGGACGGCCCGTTCACCTTCCACGGCGAGCATTACCGGATCACCGGCCTGGAGCAGTGGCCCAAGCCTGCCCGCCGGCCCCACCCCCGGCTGCTGCTCGGAGGCGGCGGCCCCCGCATGCTCGGGCTCGCCGCCCGCGAGGCCGACGTGATCAATCTCGGCATGCGGGTGCGGGCCGACGGCACCGGCCCCGACGGCATGGACGGCGGCCTGGAGGCCTTCCTCGCCAAGGTCGACGTGGTACGGCGGGCCGCCGGCGACCGCTACGACCGGATCGAGCTCGGCACGAGCATCCAGCAGCTCGGCGTCCGCAGGCCGGACGAACCGTGGAGCGCCGCGGACTCCTCCCGCCAGGACGAGACCCCCCAGGTCCTGCTCGGCACCCGGCAGGACATCACGGACAAGCTCCGCTACTGGCGCGACACCCATGACCTGTCCTACTTCGTGCTCCACCACGAGCGCGACCTGGAGGCCTTCACCCCGATCGCCGAAGAGCTCGCGGGGCGCTGA
- a CDS encoding ATP-binding protein gives MASATFVLPPQAESVHSARSFATGTLTGWNLAHLSENMELVVSELATNAFRHGLRLAETRAKEPIRLSLLRRDGLVACALNDPGSGFPTLRDPSPLDIGGLGLHIVESLSLRWGWAPLAPYGKIVWAVLR, from the coding sequence ATGGCCAGCGCGACCTTCGTGCTCCCGCCCCAGGCCGAGTCGGTGCACTCCGCCCGCAGCTTCGCCACGGGCACCCTCACCGGCTGGAATCTCGCCCACCTGAGCGAGAACATGGAACTGGTCGTCTCGGAGCTGGCCACCAACGCGTTCAGGCACGGCCTGCGACTGGCCGAGACGCGCGCCAAGGAGCCCATCAGGCTCTCCCTGCTCCGCCGGGACGGCCTGGTCGCCTGCGCGCTGAACGACCCCGGATCGGGCTTCCCCACCCTCCGCGACCCGTCGCCGCTGGACATCGGCGGCCTCGGCCTGCACATCGTCGAGTCGCTCAGCCTGCGATGGGGCTGGGCACCGCTGGCCCCCTACGGCAAAATCGTCTGGGCCGTCCTCCGGTAG
- a CDS encoding cytochrome P450 translates to MITASDFDVSAAWHVAAPYDFLRRLRHERPVFHSEHLGAYVITRHEDVRAAYGDPRRFSSEGSLTISRSLAEETRRVLGEHGSFLSSFVANVDPPAHTRLRRSVSRAFTPRAVAAMEGLFRDLNEELLDRVAPRGAGDFVAELAHVPSVKLTARFIGVPEADEALVQKHVKDWFQLFLSPQPPDRQLVLADSFLAYLDYVDKLVAARAAEPRDDFVSLMTSLIGTELSHREVVELISTILLGGNDTVPNQLGNSVLRLLREEIWPVPPAMIQNAVEECMRVDGASLGSFRHARTDVEMHGVTIPAGSLCLLSTDSAAHDETVFPEPERFRIDRGNADAHMTLGYGIHFCVGAALARLQLRTALEVLGRRLPGLRQAPGSPVAYRTSIVGRGLAALHVEW, encoded by the coding sequence ATGATCACCGCTAGTGACTTCGACGTCAGCGCGGCCTGGCACGTCGCCGCGCCGTACGACTTCCTGCGCAGGCTCCGCCATGAGCGGCCGGTGTTCCACAGCGAGCACCTGGGCGCCTACGTCATCACCCGCCACGAGGACGTGCGCGCCGCCTACGGCGATCCGCGGCGCTTCTCCTCCGAGGGCTCGCTGACCATCTCCCGCAGCCTCGCCGAGGAGACCAGGCGCGTGCTGGGCGAGCACGGCTCGTTCCTGTCCAGCTTCGTGGCCAACGTCGACCCTCCCGCGCACACCCGGCTGCGCCGCTCGGTGTCGCGGGCGTTCACCCCGCGCGCGGTCGCCGCGATGGAGGGGCTCTTCAGGGACCTGAACGAGGAGCTGCTCGACAGGGTCGCCCCCCGGGGGGCCGGCGACTTCGTCGCGGAGCTCGCCCACGTGCCGTCGGTCAAGCTCACCGCCCGGTTCATCGGTGTCCCCGAGGCCGACGAGGCCCTCGTCCAGAAGCACGTGAAGGACTGGTTCCAGCTCTTCCTGTCGCCCCAGCCGCCGGACCGCCAGCTCGTGCTCGCCGACAGCTTCCTGGCCTACCTCGACTACGTCGACAAGCTGGTCGCCGCCCGTGCGGCCGAGCCGCGCGACGACTTCGTCTCGCTGATGACCTCGCTGATCGGCACCGAGCTGTCGCACCGCGAGGTCGTCGAGCTGATCTCCACGATCCTGCTCGGCGGCAACGACACCGTGCCCAACCAGCTCGGCAACAGCGTCCTGCGCCTGCTGCGCGAGGAGATCTGGCCGGTCCCGCCCGCGATGATCCAGAACGCGGTCGAGGAGTGCATGCGCGTCGACGGCGCCAGCCTCGGATCCTTCCGCCACGCCAGGACCGACGTCGAGATGCACGGCGTCACCATCCCCGCCGGCTCGCTGTGCCTGCTGTCCACCGACTCGGCCGCACACGACGAGACCGTCTTCCCCGAACCCGAACGCTTCCGGATCGACCGCGGCAACGCCGACGCGCACATGACGCTGGGCTACGGCATCCACTTCTGCGTAGGCGCCGCGCTGGCCCGCCTGCAGCTCCGCACGGCACTGGAGGTGCTCGGCCGCCGCCTGCCGGGGCTACGGCAGGCGCCCGGCAGTCCCGTCGCCTACCGCACCTCGATCGTCGGCCGGGGCCTGGCCGCGCTGCACGTGGAGTGGTGA